The following is a genomic window from Methanobacterium formicicum.
GCTATGGCTGCGGCCATGGTGGGTACTTCCCAGAGAACCTGTGATGAGCTGGAAAGGGGAGATCTTAACCAGGTGGTTATTGACGGTGCCATTGGTAAGGCCATCTTATCCTATGCTGGTAAGAAGGCGGTGCTGGCCGCATTATCCCCGGGGGAAGTGAACCTGGGATTGGCCCTCCTGGAACTGGAGAGAACCGCACTAAAAGTAAAAGAAGTCATGGAAGCATAGGGAGTACAGTAACATGTCAGAAGAGGAAGTTCAGCAAATAACAGCCGCCTTTTTAAGTGAAACTAAAGATCCAGTGAATATCATACTCACCTCGGTGTTAATGGGCTTCACCAACAGCCTATGGAGGGTCAGTGGTGAAGGTTCCCTGGGAATCACCCGTGCCTTCGGTGAGGATCTGTGGAACCTGATCAAGGTGGGTTCAGTCATGCTGGGCGAGGAAAAGGACACCAGCACCCCAGAAAAGGCCATGGAATTCTATGCCGAGTACCTGGGAGGATATTTCAGCATTGCTGATGAAATAGGTTTCACCGTAGACAACGATACCTTAAAGGTCCAGATCAAGGGTTGCAAACTGCACCACTTCACGGACTATCTGGAGGCCAAAGAAGTTCCCCGTTCCGTAGGCTGTCCTATGGCCCTGTCACTCATCGCCCTGATGGAAGATGTGACTGGAGAGCCATTTATAA
Proteins encoded in this region:
- a CDS encoding roadblock/LC7 domain-containing protein translates to AMAAAMVGTSQRTCDELERGDLNQVVIDGAIGKAILSYAGKKAVLAALSPGEVNLGLALLELERTALKVKEVMEA